From the Perca flavescens isolate YP-PL-M2 chromosome 21, PFLA_1.0, whole genome shotgun sequence genome, one window contains:
- the tmem106a gene encoding transmembrane protein 106A: MVIAAKNSKSTEGHDLTKGMEEVKTLKQFPPYGAITGHSTADNCPTCRGTGRIPRGHEDQLVAVIPCNDVRLKPRRTKLYVCISMVVCLFLCCLILFFLFPRSVILTPVSVLSVMVYFTPDTIEMEVTNLISISNENFVPVQIAEFDVQGLVSNAVVGKTKISNMTAIPSRSKTSYNIEIDLLITDKGLNSYCKSSSIKIHTLFLELQMTMNISYLSHMEQLSLNTFEYIDCGTNSTTPHPVR; this comes from the exons ATGGTTATAGCAGCAAAAAACAGCAAATCCACAGAGGGACATGATCTGACCAAAGGGATGGAGGAGGTGAAAACACTGAAGCAGTTCCCTCCGTACGGTGCCATTACTGGACACTCAACGGCAGACAACTGCCCCACATGTCGTGGCACCGGGCGAATCCCCAGAG GCCATGAAGACCAGCTAGTTGCTGTAATACCGTGTAATGACGTGAGGCTGAAACCCAGACGCAC GAAGCTGTACGTGTGCATCTCCATGGTTGTGTGTCTCTTCCTTTGCTGTCTgattctcttcttcctcttcccccgGAGTGTCATCCTGACGCCTGTGTCTGTGCTGTCAGTCATGGTCTACTTCACCCCAGATACAATTGAAATGGAGGTCACC AATCTCATCAGCATCTCCAACGAGAACTTTGTCCCGGTTCAGATTGCCGAGTTTGACGTTCAGGGTCTGGTCTCAAACGCAGTTGTGGGTAAAACCAAGATATCTAACATGACCGCCATCCCGTCCCGCTCAAAGACATCT TACAACATTGAAATCGACCTGCTTATTACCGACAAAGGCTTAAA CTCTTACTGCAAGTCGAGCTCTATCAAGATTCACACGTTGTTTTTGGAGCTGCA AATGACAATGAATATTTCCTATCTCTCTCACATGGAGCAGCTTTCCTTGAACACATTTGAGTATATTGACTGTGGCACCAATTCAACAACCCCCCATCCTGTGAGATGa
- the nbr1a gene encoding NBR1 autophagy cargo receptor a isoform X3 — protein sequence MGLPVTIKVNFRGNVKRFLAQDLDKLEWDSVEAWIKASFGINHFQVKYFDEDNEEICINSQDEYEEAIKSAEKQGNQLHMNVYKMKGQACGGPLKTEVKELKGDLRPAPPYPSRVKTVDKGTQVTPERDAVTVKDNKGNKPEDDPPPMWFRSYMEKFKDEVVKEVVERMCNDFSGQCCTHKSSDGPLEASGASGGPIGPRPGPSTSTGSLGYTPNCSSCNKLTSEGAYKCSVCPSCILCEMCRHSHDPSHNLVRTKTPLSIPEHGMSGELRFPRRGDRTVRKAERQRLKAERRQLRAEVKEIKKKLRLEKRGLQWSGPSTSGRANLTNMASASTQVPALPPPAASETASGPAPAQGSIPVPAPDPQASSPESPGVSHTSLVPTMAALFLDENLPDGTRLEPGTKFIKYWKMRNSGTISWTSETKKEEVRPVEKEEVRARDSEPGLFVDLNHEDYYFPSVDLLTAQDLLSFELLDINIVQELEKVPNNTPVDLTPCISPLPHDAPVLEKAIISQMKEDAEVTGVRKLFGVKLRQQTELLEPVTREEDREEEISGAQFLCETVIRSLALEEAPDHRPLRRAQHSSHKPQVVSRGTSFCFERAVEAEKMETVQERNEEICAVRLESSALPLNSGLNQITQEEETRPVLLEPANENLHISSHQDHEDEEVMVLDDLENMRDSQDEREEGGTKGEDWEEVSSQTSSVSSCDDYIIVLPDCFDTSRPLGESMYSSAMSQPDAADDDDDDAADDDDVTSADPDTQQEGEGEGEGEGEEEEEEEEEEEEEEEEEEKEEDSNSEPGEVVPLRERQDEAEVVDAEDSSVKTWPPAAPPAHSSVNQMLCASQTLDAVTLTPEVVPPPVLPDPLLPPPTLYSPRSEALYLAEDPSPPACGPYEPHQPRVHLNVSSGLSRSAGSASSAFETYNPRPSNALQPRGQGGITEGLVKGALSVAASAYKALFTGPNCSIQRGIDPATRQDPSLMAMLLEMGFRDQRLNQRLLRKHGYSLLHTVNELVQIAEEGQNKAVNTKH from the exons ATGGGGCTGCCTGTTACGATTAAAGTCAATTTCCGGGGAAATGTGAAGAGATTTCTGGCTCAGGATTTGGACAAACTGGAGTGGGACTCCGTTGAAGCCTGG ATCAAAGCGTCTTTTGGGATCAACCACTTTCAAGTCAAATACTTCGATGAGGATAATGAAGAG ATTTGCATAAACAGTCAAG atgAATATGAAGAAGCAATCAAG AGCGCCGAGAAGCAGGGGAACCAGTTGCACATGAACGTGTACAAGATGAAAGGGCAGGCCTGTGGAGGCCCACTGAAGACGGAGGTGAAGGAGCTGAAAGGAGACCTCCGGCCTGCTCCTCCTTATCCATCAAGGGTCAAAACGGTGGATAAAGGCACACAGGTCACCCCAGAGCGAGACGCT GTCACAGTAAAGGACAACAAGGGGAACAAGCCAGAAGATGACCCCCCTCCCATGTGGTTTAGATCGTACATGGAGAAG TTTAAAGATGAGGTGGTGAAAGAGGTGGTGGAAAGGATGTGCAATGACTTTTCTGGCCAGTGTTGTACCCACAAATCATCTGATGGGCCCCTTGAGGCCAGTGGAGCTAGTGGCGGCCCCATAGGGCCCAGGCCAGGCCCCTCCACCTCAACTGGATCCCTTGGCTACACCCCGAACTGCAGCAGCTGCAACAAACTCACCTCTGAAGGGGCCTACAAGTGCAG CGTGTGCCCGTCCTGCATCCTGTGCGAGATGTGCAGACATAGCCATGACCCCAGCCACAACCTCGTGAGAACCAAGacccctctctccatccctgAGCATGGAATGTCGGGAGAGTTGAG GTTCCCAAGGCGAGGAGACAGGACAGTGCGCAAGGCCGAGCGACAGCGCCTCAAAGCTGAAAGGAGGCAGCTAAGAGCTGAAGTGAAGGAAATCAAGAAGAAACTGAGACTGGAGAAGAGGGGGCTGCAGTGGAGTGGGCCATCTACCTCAGGCAGAGCCAACCTGACAAACATGGCCTCCGCCTCCACCCAGGTCCCAGCCCTGCCCCCCCCTGCTGCCTCAGAAACAGCCTCAGGTCCAGCCCCAGCCCAAGGTTCCATCCCTGTCCCGGCCCCTGATCCCCAGGCCTCCAGTCCAGA GAGTCCCGGGGTCTCGCACACGTCCTTGGTTCCTACTATGGCTGCCTTGTTTCTGGACGAAAATCTGCCGGACGGCACCCGTCTGGAGCCTGGTACCAAGTTCATCAAATACTGGAAGATGAGGAACTCGGGCACTATCAGCTGGACCTCAGAGACTAAG AAGGAGGAGGTGAGGCCAGTGGAGAAGGAGGAGGTTAGGGCCAGGGACAGCGAGCCTGGCTTGTTTGTAGACCTGAACCACGAGGACTACTACTTCCCCTCAGTCGACCTCCTCACTGCACAG gatCTACTGTCATTTGAGTTGCTGGATATAAATATTGTGCAAGAGTTGGAGAAGGTTCCTAACAACACTCCTGTGG ATTTGACTCCCTGCATATCTCCTCTTCCCCATGATGCACCAGTGTTGGAGAAGGCCATAATTTCCCAGATGAAAGAAGACGCCGAAGTCACAGGGGTCCGAAAACTTTTTG GAGTGAAACTGAGGCAGCAGACGGAGCTGCTGGAGCCTGTGACCCgggaggaggacagagaggaggagatcaGCGGAGCCCAGTTCCTCTGCGAGACGGTCATCCGCTCCCTCGCCTTAGAGGAGGCCCCTGATCACAGACCCCTGCGCAGAGCCCAGCACAGCAGCCACAAACCACAGG TTGTTTCCCGGGGCACCAGCTTTTGCTTCGAGAGAGCTGTAGAGGCTGAGAAGATGGAGACGGTGCAAGAGAGGAATGAGGAGATCTGCGCCGTTAGACTTGAGAGTTCAGCTCTGCCTCTCAACAGCGGCCTCAACCAGATCACCCAGGAAGAGGAGACAAGGCCAG ttctGCTGGAACCGGCGAATGAAAACCTGCATATCAGCTCACATCAAGATCACGAGGATGAAGAGGTCATGGTCCTGGATGACCTGGAGAACATGAGGGACAGTCAAGACGAGAGAGAGGAGGGTGGAACCAAAGGAGAAGACTGGGAGGAG GTCAGCAGCCAGACCTCCTCCGTCTCCTCCTGTGACGATTACATCATTGTCCTCCCGGACTGCTTCGACACCAGCCGGCCTCTGGGCGAGTCCATGTACAGCTCCGCCATGTCGCAGCCCGACGccgctgatgatgatgatgatgatgctgctgatgatgatgatgtgacaTCAGCCGACCCAGACACACagcaggagggagagggagagggagagggagagggagaggaagaggaagaggaagaggaagaggaggaggaggaggaggaagaggaagagaaagaggaagactCCAACTCTGAGCCAGGCGAGGTAGTGCCGCTGAGAGAGCGGCAGGACGAGGCGGAGGTAGTCGATGCGGAGGACTCGTCTGTGAAAACGTGGCCTCCGGCGGCCCCCCCCGCCCACAGCAGCGTGAACCAGATGCTGTGTGCCTCCCAAACCCTGGACGCTGTGACGCTCACCCCTGAAGTGGTGCCACCACCAGTGCTGCCTGACCCCCTGCTGCCCCCACCGACGCTCTACTCCCCCAG GTCTGAGGCACTGTACCTGGCTGAGGACCCCAGTCCTCCAGCCTGTGGCCCATATGAGCCACACCAACCAAGGGTCCACCTAAATG TATCATCTGGTTTGTCAAGATCAGCCGGCTCAGCATCCAGTGCCTTTGAGACATATAACCCCAGACCCAGCAACGCTTTGCAGCCAAG GGGCCAAGGAGGCATCACAGAGGGACTTGTCAAGGGCGCCCTTTCTGTGGCAGCGTCCGCTTATAAAGCTCTCTTCACTGGACCAAACTGCTCAATACAG CGAGGCATCGACCCAGCCACCAGGCAGGACCCCTCCCTGATGGCGATGCTGCTGGAGATGGGCTTCAGAGACCAGCGTCTGAACCAGCGGCTGCTGAGGAAACACGGCTACAGCCTTCTGCACACCGTCAACGAGCTGGTGCAGATAGCCGAAGAAGGCCAGAACAAAGCTGTCAACACTAAGCACTGA
- the nbr1a gene encoding NBR1 autophagy cargo receptor a isoform X1, with protein MGLPVTIKVNFRGNVKRFLAQDLDKLEWDSVEAWIKASFGINHFQVKYFDEDNEEICINSQDEYEEAIKSAEKQGNQLHMNVYKMKGQACGGPLKTEVKELKGDLRPAPPYPSRVKTVDKGTQVTPERDAVTVKDNKGNKPEDDPPPMWFRSYMEKFKDEVVKEVVERMCNDFSGQCCTHKSSDGPLEASGASGGPIGPRPGPSTSTGSLGYTPNCSSCNKLTSEGAYKCSVCPSCILCEMCRHSHDPSHNLVRTKTPLSIPEHGMSGELRFPRRGDRTVRKAERQRLKAERRQLRAEVKEIKKKLRLEKRGLQWSGPSTSGRANLTNMASASTQVPALPPPAASETASGPAPAQGSIPVPAPDPQASSPESPGVSHTSLVPTMAALFLDENLPDGTRLEPGTKFIKYWKMRNSGTISWTSETKLVFMWGNLGLASEEKREMPVPLLLPGQVGVVSVAFVAPVMEGTYTSHWRLAHCGCQFGPRVWCSIVVDPGDGRNTLGHQSKRLKEEVRPVEKEEVRARDSEPGLFVDLNHEDYYFPSVDLLTAQDLLSFELLDINIVQELEKVPNNTPVDLTPCISPLPHDAPVLEKAIISQMKEDAEVTGVRKLFGVKLRQQTELLEPVTREEDREEEISGAQFLCETVIRSLALEEAPDHRPLRRAQHSSHKPQVVSRGTSFCFERAVEAEKMETVQERNEEICAVRLESSALPLNSGLNQITQEEETRPVLLEPANENLHISSHQDHEDEEVMVLDDLENMRDSQDEREEGGTKGEDWEEVSSQTSSVSSCDDYIIVLPDCFDTSRPLGESMYSSAMSQPDAADDDDDDAADDDDVTSADPDTQQEGEGEGEGEGEEEEEEEEEEEEEEEEEEKEEDSNSEPGEVVPLRERQDEAEVVDAEDSSVKTWPPAAPPAHSSVNQMLCASQTLDAVTLTPEVVPPPVLPDPLLPPPTLYSPRSEALYLAEDPSPPACGPYEPHQPRVHLNVSSGLSRSAGSASSAFETYNPRPSNALQPRGQGGITEGLVKGALSVAASAYKALFTGPNCSIQRGIDPATRQDPSLMAMLLEMGFRDQRLNQRLLRKHGYSLLHTVNELVQIAEEGQNKAVNTKH; from the exons ATGGGGCTGCCTGTTACGATTAAAGTCAATTTCCGGGGAAATGTGAAGAGATTTCTGGCTCAGGATTTGGACAAACTGGAGTGGGACTCCGTTGAAGCCTGG ATCAAAGCGTCTTTTGGGATCAACCACTTTCAAGTCAAATACTTCGATGAGGATAATGAAGAG ATTTGCATAAACAGTCAAG atgAATATGAAGAAGCAATCAAG AGCGCCGAGAAGCAGGGGAACCAGTTGCACATGAACGTGTACAAGATGAAAGGGCAGGCCTGTGGAGGCCCACTGAAGACGGAGGTGAAGGAGCTGAAAGGAGACCTCCGGCCTGCTCCTCCTTATCCATCAAGGGTCAAAACGGTGGATAAAGGCACACAGGTCACCCCAGAGCGAGACGCT GTCACAGTAAAGGACAACAAGGGGAACAAGCCAGAAGATGACCCCCCTCCCATGTGGTTTAGATCGTACATGGAGAAG TTTAAAGATGAGGTGGTGAAAGAGGTGGTGGAAAGGATGTGCAATGACTTTTCTGGCCAGTGTTGTACCCACAAATCATCTGATGGGCCCCTTGAGGCCAGTGGAGCTAGTGGCGGCCCCATAGGGCCCAGGCCAGGCCCCTCCACCTCAACTGGATCCCTTGGCTACACCCCGAACTGCAGCAGCTGCAACAAACTCACCTCTGAAGGGGCCTACAAGTGCAG CGTGTGCCCGTCCTGCATCCTGTGCGAGATGTGCAGACATAGCCATGACCCCAGCCACAACCTCGTGAGAACCAAGacccctctctccatccctgAGCATGGAATGTCGGGAGAGTTGAG GTTCCCAAGGCGAGGAGACAGGACAGTGCGCAAGGCCGAGCGACAGCGCCTCAAAGCTGAAAGGAGGCAGCTAAGAGCTGAAGTGAAGGAAATCAAGAAGAAACTGAGACTGGAGAAGAGGGGGCTGCAGTGGAGTGGGCCATCTACCTCAGGCAGAGCCAACCTGACAAACATGGCCTCCGCCTCCACCCAGGTCCCAGCCCTGCCCCCCCCTGCTGCCTCAGAAACAGCCTCAGGTCCAGCCCCAGCCCAAGGTTCCATCCCTGTCCCGGCCCCTGATCCCCAGGCCTCCAGTCCAGA GAGTCCCGGGGTCTCGCACACGTCCTTGGTTCCTACTATGGCTGCCTTGTTTCTGGACGAAAATCTGCCGGACGGCACCCGTCTGGAGCCTGGTACCAAGTTCATCAAATACTGGAAGATGAGGAACTCGGGCACTATCAGCTGGACCTCAGAGACTAAG CTAGTGTTCATGTGGGGAAACCTCGGCCTGGCATcagaggagaagagggagatgcCGGTCCCCTTGCTGCTGCCCGGACAAGTGGGAGTGGTCAGTGTGGCCTTTGTCGCTCCTGTGATGGAGGGGACGTACACCTCCCACTGGCGGCTGGCGCACTGCGGGTGTCAGTTTGGCCCGCGTGTCTGGTGCAGCATCGTGGTCGACCCCGGCGACGGCCGCAACACACTCGGGCATCAGAGCAAACGACTG AAGGAGGAGGTGAGGCCAGTGGAGAAGGAGGAGGTTAGGGCCAGGGACAGCGAGCCTGGCTTGTTTGTAGACCTGAACCACGAGGACTACTACTTCCCCTCAGTCGACCTCCTCACTGCACAG gatCTACTGTCATTTGAGTTGCTGGATATAAATATTGTGCAAGAGTTGGAGAAGGTTCCTAACAACACTCCTGTGG ATTTGACTCCCTGCATATCTCCTCTTCCCCATGATGCACCAGTGTTGGAGAAGGCCATAATTTCCCAGATGAAAGAAGACGCCGAAGTCACAGGGGTCCGAAAACTTTTTG GAGTGAAACTGAGGCAGCAGACGGAGCTGCTGGAGCCTGTGACCCgggaggaggacagagaggaggagatcaGCGGAGCCCAGTTCCTCTGCGAGACGGTCATCCGCTCCCTCGCCTTAGAGGAGGCCCCTGATCACAGACCCCTGCGCAGAGCCCAGCACAGCAGCCACAAACCACAGG TTGTTTCCCGGGGCACCAGCTTTTGCTTCGAGAGAGCTGTAGAGGCTGAGAAGATGGAGACGGTGCAAGAGAGGAATGAGGAGATCTGCGCCGTTAGACTTGAGAGTTCAGCTCTGCCTCTCAACAGCGGCCTCAACCAGATCACCCAGGAAGAGGAGACAAGGCCAG ttctGCTGGAACCGGCGAATGAAAACCTGCATATCAGCTCACATCAAGATCACGAGGATGAAGAGGTCATGGTCCTGGATGACCTGGAGAACATGAGGGACAGTCAAGACGAGAGAGAGGAGGGTGGAACCAAAGGAGAAGACTGGGAGGAG GTCAGCAGCCAGACCTCCTCCGTCTCCTCCTGTGACGATTACATCATTGTCCTCCCGGACTGCTTCGACACCAGCCGGCCTCTGGGCGAGTCCATGTACAGCTCCGCCATGTCGCAGCCCGACGccgctgatgatgatgatgatgatgctgctgatgatgatgatgtgacaTCAGCCGACCCAGACACACagcaggagggagagggagagggagagggagagggagaggaagaggaagaggaagaggaagaggaggaggaggaggaggaagaggaagagaaagaggaagactCCAACTCTGAGCCAGGCGAGGTAGTGCCGCTGAGAGAGCGGCAGGACGAGGCGGAGGTAGTCGATGCGGAGGACTCGTCTGTGAAAACGTGGCCTCCGGCGGCCCCCCCCGCCCACAGCAGCGTGAACCAGATGCTGTGTGCCTCCCAAACCCTGGACGCTGTGACGCTCACCCCTGAAGTGGTGCCACCACCAGTGCTGCCTGACCCCCTGCTGCCCCCACCGACGCTCTACTCCCCCAG GTCTGAGGCACTGTACCTGGCTGAGGACCCCAGTCCTCCAGCCTGTGGCCCATATGAGCCACACCAACCAAGGGTCCACCTAAATG TATCATCTGGTTTGTCAAGATCAGCCGGCTCAGCATCCAGTGCCTTTGAGACATATAACCCCAGACCCAGCAACGCTTTGCAGCCAAG GGGCCAAGGAGGCATCACAGAGGGACTTGTCAAGGGCGCCCTTTCTGTGGCAGCGTCCGCTTATAAAGCTCTCTTCACTGGACCAAACTGCTCAATACAG CGAGGCATCGACCCAGCCACCAGGCAGGACCCCTCCCTGATGGCGATGCTGCTGGAGATGGGCTTCAGAGACCAGCGTCTGAACCAGCGGCTGCTGAGGAAACACGGCTACAGCCTTCTGCACACCGTCAACGAGCTGGTGCAGATAGCCGAAGAAGGCCAGAACAAAGCTGTCAACACTAAGCACTGA
- the nbr1a gene encoding NBR1 autophagy cargo receptor a isoform X2, with product MGLPVTIKVNFRGNVKRFLAQDLDKLEWDSVEAWIKASFGINHFQVKYFDEDNEEICINSQDEYEEAIKSAEKQGNQLHMNVYKMKGQACGGPLKTEVKELKGDLRPAPPYPSRVKTVDKGTQVTPERDAVTVKDNKGNKPEDDPPPMWFRSYMEKFKDEVVKEVVERMCNDFSGQCCTHKSSDGPLEASGASGGPIGPRPGPSTSTGSLGYTPNCSSCNKLTSEGAYKCSVCPSCILCEMCRHSHDPSHNLVRTKTPLSIPEHGMSGELRFPRRGDRTVRKAERQRLKAERRQLRAEVKEIKKKLRLEKRGLQWSGPSTSGRANLTNMASASTQVPALPPPAASETASGPAPAQGSIPVPAPDPQASSPESPGVSHTSLVPTMAALFLDENLPDGTRLEPGTKFIKYWKMRNSGTISWTSETKLVFMWGNLGLASEEKREMPVPLLLPGQVGVVSVAFVAPVMEGTYTSHWRLAHCGCQFGPRVWCSIVVDPGDGRNTLGHQSKRLKEEVRPVEKEEVRARDSEPGLFVDLNHEDYYFPSVDLLTAQDLLSFELLDINIVQELEKVPNNTPVDLTPCISPLPHDAPVLEKAIISQMKEDAEVTGVRKLFGVKLRQQTELLEPVTREEDREEEISGAQFLCETVIRSLALEEAPDHRPLRRAQHSSHKPQVVSRGTSFCFERAVEAEKMETVQERNEEICAVRLESSALPLNSGLNQITQEEETRPVLLEPANENLHISSHQDHEDEEVMVLDDLENMRDSQDEREEGGTKGEDWEEVSSQTSSVSSCDDYIIVLPDCFDTSRPLGESMYSSAMSQPDAADDDDDDAADDDDVTSADPDTQQEGEGEGEGEGEEEEEEEEEEEEEEEEEEKEEDSNSEPGEVVPLRERQDEAEVVDAEDSSVKTWPPAAPPAHSSVNQMLCASQTLDAVTLTPEVVPPPVLPDPLLPPPTLYSPRSEALYLAEDPSPPACGPYEPHQPRVHLNVSSGLSRSAGSASSAFETYNPRPSNALQPRRHHRGTCQGRPFCGSVRL from the exons ATGGGGCTGCCTGTTACGATTAAAGTCAATTTCCGGGGAAATGTGAAGAGATTTCTGGCTCAGGATTTGGACAAACTGGAGTGGGACTCCGTTGAAGCCTGG ATCAAAGCGTCTTTTGGGATCAACCACTTTCAAGTCAAATACTTCGATGAGGATAATGAAGAG ATTTGCATAAACAGTCAAG atgAATATGAAGAAGCAATCAAG AGCGCCGAGAAGCAGGGGAACCAGTTGCACATGAACGTGTACAAGATGAAAGGGCAGGCCTGTGGAGGCCCACTGAAGACGGAGGTGAAGGAGCTGAAAGGAGACCTCCGGCCTGCTCCTCCTTATCCATCAAGGGTCAAAACGGTGGATAAAGGCACACAGGTCACCCCAGAGCGAGACGCT GTCACAGTAAAGGACAACAAGGGGAACAAGCCAGAAGATGACCCCCCTCCCATGTGGTTTAGATCGTACATGGAGAAG TTTAAAGATGAGGTGGTGAAAGAGGTGGTGGAAAGGATGTGCAATGACTTTTCTGGCCAGTGTTGTACCCACAAATCATCTGATGGGCCCCTTGAGGCCAGTGGAGCTAGTGGCGGCCCCATAGGGCCCAGGCCAGGCCCCTCCACCTCAACTGGATCCCTTGGCTACACCCCGAACTGCAGCAGCTGCAACAAACTCACCTCTGAAGGGGCCTACAAGTGCAG CGTGTGCCCGTCCTGCATCCTGTGCGAGATGTGCAGACATAGCCATGACCCCAGCCACAACCTCGTGAGAACCAAGacccctctctccatccctgAGCATGGAATGTCGGGAGAGTTGAG GTTCCCAAGGCGAGGAGACAGGACAGTGCGCAAGGCCGAGCGACAGCGCCTCAAAGCTGAAAGGAGGCAGCTAAGAGCTGAAGTGAAGGAAATCAAGAAGAAACTGAGACTGGAGAAGAGGGGGCTGCAGTGGAGTGGGCCATCTACCTCAGGCAGAGCCAACCTGACAAACATGGCCTCCGCCTCCACCCAGGTCCCAGCCCTGCCCCCCCCTGCTGCCTCAGAAACAGCCTCAGGTCCAGCCCCAGCCCAAGGTTCCATCCCTGTCCCGGCCCCTGATCCCCAGGCCTCCAGTCCAGA GAGTCCCGGGGTCTCGCACACGTCCTTGGTTCCTACTATGGCTGCCTTGTTTCTGGACGAAAATCTGCCGGACGGCACCCGTCTGGAGCCTGGTACCAAGTTCATCAAATACTGGAAGATGAGGAACTCGGGCACTATCAGCTGGACCTCAGAGACTAAG CTAGTGTTCATGTGGGGAAACCTCGGCCTGGCATcagaggagaagagggagatgcCGGTCCCCTTGCTGCTGCCCGGACAAGTGGGAGTGGTCAGTGTGGCCTTTGTCGCTCCTGTGATGGAGGGGACGTACACCTCCCACTGGCGGCTGGCGCACTGCGGGTGTCAGTTTGGCCCGCGTGTCTGGTGCAGCATCGTGGTCGACCCCGGCGACGGCCGCAACACACTCGGGCATCAGAGCAAACGACTG AAGGAGGAGGTGAGGCCAGTGGAGAAGGAGGAGGTTAGGGCCAGGGACAGCGAGCCTGGCTTGTTTGTAGACCTGAACCACGAGGACTACTACTTCCCCTCAGTCGACCTCCTCACTGCACAG gatCTACTGTCATTTGAGTTGCTGGATATAAATATTGTGCAAGAGTTGGAGAAGGTTCCTAACAACACTCCTGTGG ATTTGACTCCCTGCATATCTCCTCTTCCCCATGATGCACCAGTGTTGGAGAAGGCCATAATTTCCCAGATGAAAGAAGACGCCGAAGTCACAGGGGTCCGAAAACTTTTTG GAGTGAAACTGAGGCAGCAGACGGAGCTGCTGGAGCCTGTGACCCgggaggaggacagagaggaggagatcaGCGGAGCCCAGTTCCTCTGCGAGACGGTCATCCGCTCCCTCGCCTTAGAGGAGGCCCCTGATCACAGACCCCTGCGCAGAGCCCAGCACAGCAGCCACAAACCACAGG TTGTTTCCCGGGGCACCAGCTTTTGCTTCGAGAGAGCTGTAGAGGCTGAGAAGATGGAGACGGTGCAAGAGAGGAATGAGGAGATCTGCGCCGTTAGACTTGAGAGTTCAGCTCTGCCTCTCAACAGCGGCCTCAACCAGATCACCCAGGAAGAGGAGACAAGGCCAG ttctGCTGGAACCGGCGAATGAAAACCTGCATATCAGCTCACATCAAGATCACGAGGATGAAGAGGTCATGGTCCTGGATGACCTGGAGAACATGAGGGACAGTCAAGACGAGAGAGAGGAGGGTGGAACCAAAGGAGAAGACTGGGAGGAG GTCAGCAGCCAGACCTCCTCCGTCTCCTCCTGTGACGATTACATCATTGTCCTCCCGGACTGCTTCGACACCAGCCGGCCTCTGGGCGAGTCCATGTACAGCTCCGCCATGTCGCAGCCCGACGccgctgatgatgatgatgatgatgctgctgatgatgatgatgtgacaTCAGCCGACCCAGACACACagcaggagggagagggagagggagagggagagggagaggaagaggaagaggaagaggaagaggaggaggaggaggaggaagaggaagagaaagaggaagactCCAACTCTGAGCCAGGCGAGGTAGTGCCGCTGAGAGAGCGGCAGGACGAGGCGGAGGTAGTCGATGCGGAGGACTCGTCTGTGAAAACGTGGCCTCCGGCGGCCCCCCCCGCCCACAGCAGCGTGAACCAGATGCTGTGTGCCTCCCAAACCCTGGACGCTGTGACGCTCACCCCTGAAGTGGTGCCACCACCAGTGCTGCCTGACCCCCTGCTGCCCCCACCGACGCTCTACTCCCCCAG GTCTGAGGCACTGTACCTGGCTGAGGACCCCAGTCCTCCAGCCTGTGGCCCATATGAGCCACACCAACCAAGGGTCCACCTAAATG TATCATCTGGTTTGTCAAGATCAGCCGGCTCAGCATCCAGTGCCTTTGAGACATATAACCCCAGACCCAGCAACGCTTTGCAGCCAAG GAGGCATCACAGAGGGACTTGTCAAGGGCGCCCTTTCTGTGGCAGCGTCCGCTTATAA
- the psme3 gene encoding proteasome activator complex subunit 3 → MSSLLKVDNEIKTKVDAFRERITSEAEDLVANFFPKKLLELDHFLKDPIINIADLKEIHSEINLTVPDPILLSNLHDGLEAQNAKKRKLEDGDDEAMVTGTKVFVMPGGMMKSNGSLVDLIEKVKPEIRTLIEKCNTVKMWVQLLIPRIEDGNNFGVSIQEETVAELRTVEGEAASYLDQISRYYITRAKLVSKIAKYPHVEDYRRTVTEIDEKEYISLKIIVSELRNQYVTLHDMILKNIEKIKRPRSSNTDALY, encoded by the exons ATGTCTTCACTCCTCAAGGTGGACAATGAAATTAAAACCAAG GTTGATGCTTTCAGGGAACGTATCACTTCAGAA GCAGAGGATCTAGTTGCAAATTTTTTCCCAAAGAAGTTGCTGGAACTTGATCACTTCTTAAAG gATCCAATCATAAACATCGCTGACCTGAAGGAGATACACTCGGAGATAAACCTGACGGTGCCCGACCCCATTTTGCTCTCAAACCTGCATGACGGACTAGAAGCG CAAAATGCCAAAAAGAGAAAGCTTGAGGATGGAGATGATGAGGCCATGG TGACTGGCACCAAGGTCTTTGTCATGCCTGGTGGGATGATGAAGAGCAACGGAAGCCTTGTTGATCTTATTGAAAAGGTCAAACCAGAGATCAGGACACTTATAGAGAAATGTAACACA GTCAAAATGTGGGTTCAGCTGCTTATCCCCAGGATAGAGGATGGCAACAACTTTGGAGTGTCAATCCAGGAGGAGACGGTAGCTGAACTCAGAACAGTTGAAGGAGAGGCAGCATCTTACCTCGACCAGATATCACG ATACTACATCACAAGGGCAAAGCTGGTTTCTAAAATAGCAAAATATCCACATGTG gaGGACTATCGGCGCACAGTAACTGAGATTGATGAGAAGGAATACATCAGTCTGAAGATCATAGTTTCTGAGCTCCGAAATCAATAC GTAACGTTACATGACATGATCCTGAAGAACATTGAGAAGATCAAGAGGCCTCGGAGCAGTAATACTGACGCATTGTACTGA